The Pectinophora gossypiella chromosome 10, ilPecGoss1.1, whole genome shotgun sequence genome contains a region encoding:
- the LOC126370400 gene encoding homeobox protein Hox-B3-like, translating to MTRSGWIPNTVQGAKSANVVRKPKRARTAFRTQQKMELEQEYFRTWYLDRNCRIDFAEILKLDEHTIKIWFQNRRLKMKKDKAEMLKEEAPSTTDSSADLNTMPINNQEQLDKCSVG from the coding sequence ATGACTCGATCTGGATGGATCCCAAATACCGTTCAAGGTGCGAAGTCTGCAAATGTCGTTCGGAAACCTAAACGCGCCCGAACAGCTTTCAGAACCCAGCAAAAAATGGAACTTGAGCAAGAATACTTCAGGACGTGGTACTTAGACCGCAATTGCCGCATCGATTTTGCCGAGATACTCAAACTGGACGAACATACCATCAAGATCTGGTTCCAGAACCGTCGCCTGAAGATGAAGAAAGACAAGGCTGAGATGCTTAAAGAAGAAGCTCCAAGCACAACTGATTCCTCAGCGGATCTGAATACTATGCCGATTAATAATCAAGAACAACTAGATAAGTGTAGTGTAGGGTAG
- the LOC126370094 gene encoding homeobox protein SMOX-3-like, with protein MKHCLNYSIHLKKGKRFRSAFTTEQVNRLEREFKLYPYISNSRRKDIAKDLNIPERAVKIWFQNRRMKEKKDTTNKDPNDKTTVISNAQLNNVPIVISTNDASLSLLTVSTNDPRANNELNKYVEQNKFETKEKENANFYKDVYSEADTFEVSKANDSTPEIRSNAVSTTTSGEYSIDLFKKYKSETNDSENVKMLDSETEHNSSQVKQHSPDSPTPYKYEAQCTSYHSVHVPAKTLPQGPRDLSSKPNILSATQENDAAKTKTSEVPLYFAQPYIPPGNMMWKPVNVAPIMSGPIPTVAIPNPSLGGQPHSTTNRSCSCDCHMKSHNPVLFHHNNPSPNLQYVITAVPYHNHTHKFHV; from the coding sequence ATGAAACATTGTCTCAACTATAGCATACATCTCAAAAAAGGCAAAAGATTTCGAAGTGCATTTACAACTGAGCAAGTAAACCGCCTCGAGAGGGAATTCAAACTGTACCCGTACATTAGTAATTCTCGCAGAAAAGATATCGCAAAAGATTTGAATATTCCCGAGAGAGCGGTGAAGATATGGTTCCAAAACAGAAGGATGAAAGAGAAAAAAGATACGACAAATAAAGACCCTAATGACAAAACTACAGTGATTTCTAACGCCCAATTAaataatgtccccatcgtgaTATCAACTAATGATGCCTCGTTATCATTACTTACCGTATCAACAAACGATCCAAGGGCAAATAATGAACTAAACAAATATGTAGAACAAAACAAAtttgaaacaaaagaaaaagaaaatgccAATTTTTATAAAGATGTTTATTCTGAAGCTGATACATTCGAGGTATCAAAAGCGAATGATAGTACCCCTGAAATAAGAAGCAATGCTGTGTCAACGACGACATCAGGAGAATATTCTATTgatctttttaagaaatataagTCAGAAACAAATGACTCTGAAAATGTGAAGATGTTGGACAGTGAAACTGAACATAATAGTAGCCAAGTAAAACAACACTCGCCTGACAGTCCTACGCCGTACAAATACGAGGCACAGTGTACAAGTTATCACAGTGTCCATGTACCAGCTAAAACCTTACCACAAGGACCACGTGATTTGTCGTCGAAGCCAAACATATTATCTGCAACCCAAGAAAATGATGCAGCAAAGACCAAGACAAGCGAAGTTCCCTTATATTTCGCTCAACCTTACATACCGCCAGGAAATATGATGTGGAAGCCAGTAAATGTGGCACCTATTATGTCGGGTCCTATACCTACTGTGGCTATCCCAAATCCAAGTCTCGGAGGTCAGCCACATAGTACTACGAATCGAAGTTGTAGCTGTGATTGTCATATGAAATCTCATAATCCGGTACTATTCCACCACAACAACCCTAGTCCAAATTTACAGTATGTTATAACGGCTGTGCCATATCATAATCATACCCATAAGTTtcatgtgtaa
- the LOC126370402 gene encoding homeobox protein Hox-A5-like, translating to MELEQEYVRTWYLDRNRRIKLAEIPRLNERTIKIWFQKRRLKVKTDNTEILEVEASSTTDSSADQNTMPIINQEQLHKAFNGNVYMEYPVVSPPNLVAVPPMSMGQPMQGTTMESNETQWLQETAATLPDNETWSELPPPELVPVTVSEPSPVYTAGPPVYNQQKFDFPSGIDPNWGGKWIAERTQSSSHVAEWDFCKQPKQLDAKSEPKSPYDSIWMDPKYRSRCKTANIVRKPKRARTAFSTQQKMELEQEYFRTRYLDRNCRIDFAEILKLNEHTIKIWFQNRRLNMKKDKA from the exons ATGGAACTTGAGCAAGAATACGTCAGGACGTGGTACTTGGACCGCAATCGCCGCATCAAACTTGCCGAGATACCCAGGCTGAACGAACGTACCATCAAGATCTGGTTCCAGAAACGTCGCCTGAAGGTCAAGACAGACAACACTGAGATTCTTGAAGTAGAAGCTTCAAGCACAACTGATTCCTCAGCGGATCAGAATACTATGCCGATTATTAATCAAGAACAACTACATAAGGCTTTTAATGGGAACGTCTACATGGAGTATCCAGTAGTTTCTCCTCCAAATCTGGTAGCTGTTCCGCCGATGTCTATGGGTCAGCCGATGCAGGGCACAACGATGG AGAGTAACGAAACCCAATGGCTTCAAGAAACCGCCGCTACTCTGCCTGATAATGAGACT TGGTCAGAACTACCACCACCGGAGCTGGTTCCTGTAACTGTCAGCGAACCGAGCCCCGTCTACACTGCCGGCCCACCTGTCTACAACCAACAGAAGTTCGACTTTCCGAGCGGCATCGACCCC AACTGGGGCGGTAAATGGATTGCTGAACGGACCCAGTCCTCGTCCCATGTTGCCGAATGGGACTTTTGTAAACAACCCAAACAGCTGGATGCCAAATCAGAACCCAAATCGCCTTATGACTCGATCTGGATGGACCCCAAATACCGTTCAAGGTGCAAAACTGCAAATATCGTTCGGAAACCTAAACGCGCCCGAACAGCTTTCAGCACCCAGCAAAAAATGGAACTTGAGCAAGAATACTTCAGGACGCGGTACTTAGACCGCAATTGCCGCATCGATTTTGCCGAGATACTCAAACTCAACGAACATACCATCAAGATCTGGTTCCAGAACCGTCGCCTGAATATGAAGAAAGACAAGGCTTAA
- the LOC126370403 gene encoding pancreas/duodenum homeobox protein 1-like has product MSSTDSMEVSPAPPSLFEENNDIQWLQESAATVTLPDNATLQEIQWSELPPPELVPVTVNEPSPVYTAGPPVYNQQKFNFPSGIDPVNTYNPPTYMDISFVSQPTTSFLNPNGTAVVNGLPNGTSPRPMLPNGTFVNNPNSWMPNLNPNRLMTRSGWSQNEVKGAKSANIVRKPKRVRTAFSTQQIMELEQEYVRTRYLDRDRRIKLAEILKLNERTIKIWFQNRRMKEKKDKAEMLEASSSSTTDSSADLTTMPIIHQEQLDKAFNGNVYMEYPVVSPPNLVAGPTMSMGQPTQGITMGSYAYVPEGYNYRQMHLQMQYPTLFEEANENQWHQESAATLPDNVTLQQIQWSELPPPELVPVTVSEPSPVYTAGPTVSL; this is encoded by the exons ATGTCTTCAACTGATTCCATGGAAGTATCTCCCGCGCCGCCGTCGCTGTTTGAAGAGAATAACGACATCCAATGGCTTCAAGAGAGCGCCGCTACAGTTACTCTGCCTGATAATGCGACG ttACAGGAAATTCAGTGGTCAGAACTACCACCACCGGAGCTGGTTCCTGTAACTGTCAACGAACCGAGCCCCGTCTACACTGCCGGCCCACCTGTCTACAACCAACAGAAGTTCAACTTTCCGAGCGGCATCGACCCCGTCAACACTTACAATCCTCCAACATACATGGATATTTCGTTTGTGAGCCAACCTACTACCAGTTTCCTTAATCCAAATGGAACTGCAGTGGTAAATGGATTGCCGAACGGAACCAGTCCTCGTCCCATGTTGCCGAATGGGACTTTTGTAAACAACCCAAATAGCTGGATGCCAAATCTGAACCCAAATCGCCTTATGACACGATCTGGATGGAGCCAAAATGAAGTTAAAGGTGCCAAGTCTGCAAATATCGTTCGGAAACCTAAACGCGTCCGTACAGCTTTCAGCACCCAGCAAATAATGGAACTTGAGCAAGAATATGTTAGGACGCGGTACTTGGACCGCGATCGCCGCATAAAACTTGCCGAGATACTCAAACTGAACGAACGTACCATCAAGATCTGGTTTCAGAACCGTCGCATGAAGGAGAAGAAAGACAAGGCTGAGATGCTTGAAGCTTCTTCTTCAAGCACAACTGATTCCTCAGCGGATCTGACTACTATGCCGATTATTCATCAAGAACAACTAGATAAGGCTTTTAATGGGAACGTCTACATGGAGTATCCAGTAGTTTCTCCTCCAAATCTGGTAGCTGGTCCGACAATGTCTATGGGTCAGCCGACGCAGGGCATAACGATGGGTAGCTATGCTTATGTGCCAGAAGGCTATAACTACAGACAAATGCATTTGCAAATGCAATACCCTACGCTGTTTGAAGAGGCTAACGAAAACCAATGGCATCAAGAGAGCGCCGCTACTCTGCCTGATAATGTGACG tTACAGCAAATACAGTGGTCAGAACTACCACCACCGGAGCTGGTTCCAGTAACTGTCAGCGAACCGAGCCCCGTCTACACTGCCGGCCCAACTGTATCCTTATGA
- the LOC126370401 gene encoding homeobox protein Hox-B4-like has product MPIIYQEQLDKAFNGNVYMDYPVVSPPNLVAGPTMSMGQPTQGTTMGSYAYVPEGYDCRQMHLQMQYPTLFEETNETEWLQETAATLPDNETLQQIQWSELPPPELVPVTVSEPSPVYTAGPPVYNQQKFDFPSGIDPWNWGGKWFSTQQKMELEKEYFRSRYLDRNCRIDFAEILKLNEHTIKIWFQNRRLNMKKGKA; this is encoded by the exons ATGCCGATTATTTATCAAGAACAACTAGATAAGGCTTTTAACGGGAACGTCTACATGGATTATCCAGTAGTTTCTCCTCCAAATCTGGTAGCTGGTCCGACGATGTCTATGGGTCAGCCGACGCAGGGCACAACGATGGGTAGCTATGCTTATGTGCCAGAAGGCTATGACTGCAGACAAATGCATTTGCAAATGCAATACCCTACGCTGTTTGAAGAGACTAACGAAACCGAATGGCTTCAAGAGACCGCCGCTACTCTGCCTGATAATGAGACT ttgCAGCAAATTCAGTGGTCAGAACTACCACCACCGGAGCTGGTTCCTGTAACTGTCAGCGAACCGAGCCCCGTCTACACTGCCGGCCCACCTGTCTACAACCAACAGAAGTTCGACTTTCCGAGCGGCATCGACCCC TGGAACTGGGGCGGTAAATGGTTCAGCACCCAGCAAAAAATGGAACTTGAAAAAGAATACTTCAGGTCGCGGTACTTAGACCGCAATTGCCGCATCGATTTTGCCGAGATACTCAAACTCAACGAACATACCATCAAGATCTGGTTCCAGAACCGTCGCCTGAATATGAAGAAAGGCAAGGCTTAA
- the LOC126370124 gene encoding protein zerknuellt 2-like, translating to MFQNVLMTALTPLCHTNEINSWQNRPFTTIWPEPQHQTYKGKVVTRTMKKKRNRTSFSTEQLRALEQAFVQHRYINLESRKELSNRLQIDEKRIKVWFQNRRMKEKRDSESSFESSDGSTISASPLLNVQNDDVKVENLQTVNMEVSKQSQVGLHVQDCNNAEAEIPQCEPPQYPYYPQYYTNAPMMQPSTYFCNDTNVYPTQFYPIGTDYHQGQNSESDNSWASNIFDVSYN from the exons atgtttcaaaatgtattaatGACGGCATTAACGCCTTTGTGCCACACCAATGAG ATTAATTCGTGGCAAAATAGACCATTCACTACCATCTGGCCAGAACCTCAGCATCAAACATATAAAG GAAAAGTTGTCACTAGAACTATGAAGAAGAAACGAAACCGCACGTCCTTTAGCACAGAGCAACTGCGAGCCCTTGAGCAGGCGTTCGTCCAACACAGGTACATAAATTTGGAAAGTAGGAAAGAACTATCCAATCGCCTACAGATAGATGAGAAACGCATCAAGGTTTGGTTCCAGAACAGAAGAATGAAAGAGAAGAGAGATTCTGAATCCAGTTTTGAATCTTCTGATGGTAGCACTATTTCTGCCTCTCCGCTGCTGAACGTGCAGAATGATGACGTCAAGGTGGAAAATTTACAAACTGTAAACATGGAAGTTTCTAAACAAAGCCAAGTAGGACTACACGTGCAAGATTGTAATAATGCAGAGGCTGAAATTCCACAGTGTGAACCACCACAGTACCCTTACTATCCACAGTATTACACTAATGCTCCCATGATGCAGCCAAGTACATATTTCTGTAATGATACCAATGTATATCCAACTcagttctatcctattggtacAGATTATCATCAAGGGCAGAACTCGGAAAGTGATAACAGTTGGGCTTCAAATATATTCGACGTGAGCTATAATtaa